The following proteins are encoded in a genomic region of Ammospiza caudacuta isolate bAmmCau1 chromosome 3, bAmmCau1.pri, whole genome shotgun sequence:
- the NT5C1B gene encoding cytosolic 5'-nucleotidase 1B has translation MGLGSGARAPVDPAVRGELRAGCASGSEGRGVGRGQERDCSSPGEGRDRSGPRPQACTAPRRGSAGAFPAWPGRGREAAAAAASRSPATAPAAPGTMSGSGPEEPQPSQASEEDRQQEAEQDWAAAKAFYDNLVTQRPRPPKPQNAITVAVSSRALFNLVEEQRIYEEQGVEKYVEYQQKNENIILKPGPAFYFVKALEHVNTRLLELYPDDEERFDIVLMTNVHAQVGVRLINSINHYGLTIERFCMTGGQSPIGYLTAYLTNLYLSADSDKVQEAIEAGIASATMFTANKDVVYSDTQLRVAFDGDAVIFSDESEQIFKEQGLDRFFEHEQLNENKPLAQGPLKGFLEDLGKLQKKFYAKNERLNCPIRTYLVTARSAASSGARVLKTLRSWGLEIDEALFLAGAPKGPILVKIHPHIFFDDQMFHIEGAQKLGAIAAHVPYGISQKYQKSS, from the exons ATGGGCCTCGGCTCCGGCGCCCGCGCACCCGTCGACCCCGCCGTGAGAGGAGAGCTGCGGGCGGGCTGCGCCTCGGGCTCTGAGGGGCGGGGGGTTGGCCGGGGCCAGGAGCGGGACTGCTCCTCTCCGGGGGAGGGCCGGGACCGCTCCGGGCCGCGTCCCCAGGCGTGCACAGCGCCAAGGAGAGGCAGCGCCGGTGCCTTCCCCGCCTGGCCGGGGCGGGGCAGGGAGgcggccgctgccgccgcttCCCGGTCGCCCGCTACGGCCCCGGCCGCGCCAGGAACCATGAGCGGCTCCGGCCCGGAGGAGCCGCAGCCCAGCCAGGCGTCGGAGGAGGACCGGCAGCAGGAGGCCGAGCAGGACTGGGCGGCGGCCAAGGCTTTCTACGACAATCTGGTTACCCAGAGGCCCCGGCCG CCCAAGCCCCAGAACGCCATCACGGTGGCCGTGTCCTCCCGAGCCCTCTTCAACCTGGTCGAGGAGCAGCGGATCTACGAAGAGCAAGGCGTGGAGAAGTACGTGGAGTACCAGCAGAAAAACGAGAACATCATCCTCAAGCCCGGACCGGCGTTCTACTTCGTCAAG GCACTGGAGCATGTCAATACCCGGCTTCTCGAGCTGTACCCTGATGATGAGGAACGGTTTGATATTGTCCTGATGACTAATGTCCATGCTCAGGTGGGAGTGAGGCTCATAAACAGCATCAATCACTAtg GCTTAACAATTGAACGTTTCTGTATGACGGGAGGACAGAGCCCCATTGGTTACCTGACTGCGTACCTCACGAACCTGTACCTCTCAGCGGATTCCGACAAAGTGCAGGAAGCTATAGAAGCAG GCATTGCATCAGCTACGATGTTCACTGCTAACAAAGATGTTGTTTACTCGGATACACAGCTAAGGGTGGCTTTTGATGGGGATGCTGTTATATTTTCTGATGAATCAGAACAGATTTTCAAAGAGCAAGGATTAGATAGATTTTTTGAACATGAACAGCTGAATGAAAATAAGCCTCTTGCACAG GGTCCTTTGAAGGGTTTTCTGGAAGACCTGGGGAAGCTCCAGAAGAAGTTCTATGCAAAAAACGAACGACTAAATTGTCCTATAAGGACCTACCTGGTCACAGCCAGAAGTGCAGCGAGCTCTGGAGCCAGAGTGCTGAAGACTCTCCGTAGCTGGGGTCTGGAGATTGATGAGGCCCTTTTCCTGGCAGGAGCACCGAAAGGACCAATCCTGGTGAAAATCCACCCTCACATTTTCTTTGATGACCAGATGTTCCACATTGAAGGAGCACAGAAATTAGGCGCCATAGCTGCGCATGTCCCCTATGGCATTTCTCAGAAGTACCAAAAATCTTCATGA